The following coding sequences lie in one Balneola vulgaris DSM 17893 genomic window:
- the rsmI gene encoding 16S rRNA (cytidine(1402)-2'-O)-methyltransferase: MSTFYIVATPIGNLNDFSPRAVEVLKSVDYIACEDTRTSGKLLKAFDISKPTFSFHLHNEHHKVEHLLNILRGGQVVALISDAGMPGISDPGFLAVRAAKQEGFTVTVIPGPDAATTALVASGLPCDKYAFEGFLPPKKGRQKRLTQLAEEDRTLVFYESPHRILKLLKEINEYFGGERIVAVARELTKKFEEVVRGSAEEVLQNFEDRDSIKGEIAVVVAGKSYSE; the protein is encoded by the coding sequence TTGTCCACATTTTATATAGTTGCTACACCCATTGGAAATCTAAACGACTTCTCACCACGCGCAGTAGAAGTACTCAAATCTGTTGATTATATAGCATGTGAAGACACGCGAACTAGTGGGAAATTATTGAAGGCCTTTGATATTAGTAAGCCTACCTTTTCATTTCATTTGCATAATGAACATCATAAAGTAGAGCATTTATTAAATATACTTCGTGGAGGTCAAGTGGTAGCATTAATATCAGATGCTGGGATGCCGGGTATTTCAGATCCTGGATTTTTGGCCGTAAGAGCCGCTAAGCAGGAAGGATTTACTGTTACTGTTATTCCTGGCCCGGATGCAGCTACAACCGCTTTAGTAGCCAGTGGTTTGCCTTGCGACAAATATGCTTTCGAAGGATTTCTTCCACCCAAAAAAGGCCGTCAAAAGCGTTTAACACAATTAGCAGAAGAAGATCGAACCCTTGTTTTCTATGAAAGTCCACATAGAATTCTGAAGCTACTGAAAGAGATTAATGAATATTTTGGAGGCGAACGCATTGTTGCTGTTGCACGTGAGCTCACAAAGAAGTTTGAAGAGGTGGTTCGAGGTTCAGCAGAAGAGGTACTTCAAAATTTCGAGGATCGCGATTCTATAAAAGGTGAAATTGCTGTAGTTGTAGCTGGCAAAAGTTATTCAGAATGA
- a CDS encoding LptF/LptG family permease, translating to MKNIINSVQIDLFKKHIGPFLFCFLTLMFLLLMQFLILHIDKLIGKDIPLSVIIELIFTNLAYMVVLAAPMAVLVATLMAFGKFSELNELTAIRASGIHPLKVITPVMFASLVVCAVLVWFSNDVLPEANHKSRSLFIDIRLQKPGFDLKPNEFYDGIDGYTFLVDEVDNETDSLYGITLFQEPSRTVDRAVIKAKKGLLKAESNELLTLYLVDGNMQKFPSSGGLSRVTIEKNQFDKHRITFDLADLAFEKSDPNRRNRSDRTMNIQSMLVIVDSLKQEIVQQYEKAANNTYTIPNIKYDYEYDEKYILPDTTKQEELLTTGLIVADQLKNKEAQKELFNKTTSDLNNYKATLENSASNILFRTKSINRYLVEIHKKFSIPFACVVFILLGAPIGIMTRKGNFGIAAIISAVILTFYWLSLIQGEKLADRLFVTPFWGMWTFDIVFSSIGILLLIKLSTEVSFSRLFRRS from the coding sequence GTGAAAAACATAATTAATAGCGTTCAAATAGATTTATTTAAAAAGCATATAGGACCCTTCCTATTCTGCTTTTTAACGCTCATGTTTTTGCTCCTAATGCAATTTCTTATCCTCCATATTGATAAGCTCATAGGTAAGGATATACCCCTTTCAGTGATAATAGAACTGATATTTACAAACCTAGCTTATATGGTGGTATTGGCAGCACCTATGGCTGTGTTGGTTGCAACCCTTATGGCTTTCGGGAAATTTTCTGAGTTAAATGAGCTCACAGCAATTCGTGCTTCTGGTATTCATCCACTAAAAGTAATCACACCTGTGATGTTCGCGAGCTTAGTGGTGTGCGCAGTTTTAGTTTGGTTTTCAAATGATGTACTTCCCGAAGCCAATCATAAATCCCGTTCTCTTTTCATAGATATTCGATTACAAAAACCCGGTTTCGATCTCAAACCCAATGAATTCTATGACGGAATAGATGGGTACACATTTCTGGTAGATGAAGTGGATAACGAAACGGATAGCTTATACGGAATCACTCTTTTTCAGGAACCTTCACGCACTGTTGATCGCGCCGTTATTAAAGCAAAAAAAGGTCTGCTTAAAGCTGAAAGTAATGAACTCCTTACCCTCTACTTGGTAGATGGTAACATGCAAAAATTTCCATCCTCAGGAGGCTTATCAAGAGTAACTATTGAAAAAAATCAGTTCGACAAACATCGCATCACATTTGATTTAGCCGACTTAGCCTTTGAAAAGTCAGACCCGAACAGAAGAAACAGAAGTGATCGAACGATGAACATTCAATCCATGCTCGTTATTGTCGATTCACTTAAGCAAGAGATTGTTCAACAATACGAGAAGGCTGCAAATAACACGTACACCATTCCGAACATTAAGTACGACTACGAATACGATGAAAAGTACATCTTACCTGATACCACTAAACAGGAAGAACTGTTAACTACGGGGCTTATAGTTGCCGATCAGCTCAAGAACAAAGAAGCTCAGAAAGAATTGTTCAATAAAACGACTTCGGATTTAAACAACTACAAGGCTACTCTTGAAAACAGTGCCTCAAACATCCTATTTCGAACTAAATCTATAAATCGATATTTAGTTGAAATCCATAAAAAATTCTCGATCCCATTCGCCTGTGTGGTATTTATTCTATTAGGTGCACCAATTGGTATTATGACACGAAAAGGAAACTTTGGCATTGCCGCTATCATTAGTGCGGTTATTCTAACCTTCTATTGGCTTTCTCTTATCCAAGGTGAGAAACTAGCAGATCGACTTTTTGTTACTCCATTTTGGGGTATGTGGACCTTCGATATTGTGTTTTCATCCATTGGAATTTTATTACTCATTAAACTTTCTACCGAAGTAAGTTTCAGCCGATTATTCAGAAGATCATGA
- the lnt gene encoding apolipoprotein N-acyltransferase codes for MNRFLQNKWALSLTAGLFLGLSFPPVNLSLLSFPAFMMLIHLSTICESNRELAKYSYVSFVLWNIIGTYWLTMASAIAGVAAIFANAAIMIIPLIIIRRFHSSLKQPLLISALSAATWVSYEFLHHNWDLSWPWLTLGNAWANQVSLIQYISITGHLGISFWVILTASLAYIAWRSQVRSTALLAIGSLLLFPSISVTMFLLSNDGVDSNSETTRVAVVQPNHDSYQRYGGMSSLNEVMDSLYSITNEIKTEDTELVVWPENAIDANIYTTSRTARQIADSARSWNAAVITGAGLYKLYDETPDFYRDTYQGIPRDIYNAALYVDNNGQISRYDKHNLVPVVERFPFVEFFHSIDVLQWFDWGKIAGFGQGYEPSSLNTDSFVTHGLICYDSVYPGWIRNYVNNKADFLTIITNDGWWGNTSGHHQHFAYARLRAIEFDRWVVRSANNGISGIINPKGEVKIKTEYWVRTGFVYDVPKKESLTFYTKFGDWLSYLSLAAMLITLGYLSFRKES; via the coding sequence ATGAACAGATTCTTACAAAATAAATGGGCTCTTAGCTTAACTGCTGGTTTATTTTTAGGGCTCAGCTTCCCCCCTGTTAACCTCTCTTTATTATCCTTTCCTGCATTTATGATGCTTATTCACTTAAGCACAATATGTGAAAGCAATCGGGAGCTAGCTAAATACAGCTATGTAAGCTTTGTGCTTTGGAATATCATTGGAACCTATTGGCTCACAATGGCTAGCGCAATTGCCGGAGTGGCGGCTATTTTTGCAAATGCGGCCATTATGATTATTCCACTAATCATAATCCGTCGATTCCATTCTTCGCTAAAGCAACCATTACTTATAAGTGCTTTGAGTGCGGCTACGTGGGTTAGTTATGAGTTCTTACATCATAATTGGGATTTATCATGGCCATGGCTCACATTGGGTAATGCGTGGGCAAATCAAGTAAGTTTAATTCAGTACATCTCTATCACAGGTCACCTAGGTATTAGTTTCTGGGTGATTTTGACCGCTTCTCTAGCCTATATCGCATGGCGAAGCCAAGTACGCAGTACAGCACTATTGGCTATAGGAAGCTTACTGCTATTCCCGAGTATTTCTGTTACGATGTTTTTGTTAAGCAATGATGGCGTAGACAGTAATTCCGAAACTACGAGAGTTGCCGTTGTTCAACCCAACCACGATTCCTACCAACGCTACGGGGGCATGAGCAGCCTAAACGAAGTAATGGATAGCCTTTATAGCATCACGAATGAGATTAAAACAGAGGATACCGAGCTTGTAGTGTGGCCAGAAAATGCCATCGATGCCAATATTTATACTACTTCCAGAACAGCTCGCCAAATAGCCGATTCAGCACGTTCATGGAATGCTGCTGTTATTACTGGGGCTGGTTTATATAAACTCTATGATGAAACACCTGACTTCTACAGAGACACCTATCAAGGCATTCCAAGAGATATTTACAACGCAGCACTTTATGTTGATAACAACGGACAAATTTCACGCTACGACAAGCATAACCTTGTTCCTGTAGTTGAACGTTTTCCTTTTGTTGAGTTCTTTCATTCCATTGATGTACTTCAATGGTTTGATTGGGGAAAGATTGCTGGATTTGGACAAGGATATGAACCGAGTTCATTAAATACCGACTCATTCGTAACTCACGGACTTATCTGTTACGATTCGGTTTACCCCGGCTGGATTCGTAATTATGTTAATAACAAAGCTGATTTCCTCACTATCATAACCAATGATGGTTGGTGGGGCAATACAAGTGGACATCATCAGCATTTTGCCTACGCTCGCTTACGAGCCATAGAATTTGACCGATGGGTAGTTCGAAGTGCGAATAATGGAATATCAGGCATCATTAACCCCAAAGGCGAAGTGAAGATTAAAACTGAATATTGGGTTCGTACTGGTTTTGTATATGATGTCCCCAAAAAGGAATCACTTACATTTTACACAAAGTTTGGGGATTGGCTTAGTTATCTTTCACTAGCAGCTATGCTGATCACATTAGGATACTTGAGCTTCCGAAAGGAATCGTAA
- the sprA gene encoding cell surface protein SprA: MLFSTVEVYAQEKSVIDTTKVVPDSLLQGIKFYPPRSLNNPYYNRSRFPKLYQIKNANDRVLVNWDSTSTYYLQPQVDGVSISSPWVLSFDEYASYQKELQQKELRYQLIEEGKKQETQSRGLLDFKMKIPGGEKSAFTTIFGKPEVNLRVNGSANMNVGASIQNVEDTNIPKDLRKRVDPTFNQNLQLNIQGTIGDKLTIATDWDTERQFDFQNRLKIEYEGYEDEILKNVQLGNVSMETGNSLIKGGGSLFGIKSVAELGPVRLTSVISQQKGESQTQTITGGSQEVQFKLQPTDYEDDQHFFLDFYNRQEFQSNMLDNLPNIGTAYTVNELNVWIEDANASTDPDAIAAYAFVDMGVVENMDGTFDLPDSEADRLDDDKLEARRNNTSVQTDDLDLKGSVQPSTYYKKLIPGEDYEFNSALGIISLKRRVGNNSSLAVSYSYIDPRDPTGSTVIKVGDVTEPVSGFSYLKLLRPRNNTPNKFAWELTLRNVYSLGVTNVTQEGLDFNLEITRDNQSTDRIPGRDKQLLQDLGLDLLNSERAVGSDSRIDFDGIRFDSYSGKIMFPYLEPFGARIDTLIQTVPSDESELVFDSLYSAKKEIAFESTQNRYYEISGSSKGGVSRTFYLGELVEGTVKVFANGAELIEGTDYEVDYSFGNVTILNDKYLAQGQNLRVDYESNQFFSIGQKNFTGLRAEYDLSRDIKIGGTFFKLSEQPLNDKIRIGNEPINNTVFGLDANARFDTPWLTRAIDKVPLLQTREESNFSISGEFAQIRPGVAQTNSVRDAIDNNRLFSDEENGLVFIDDFEGAEFSIPFKYATRWYLPSAPAAVPGYAPDDSYFTNPSATEPPRDISSKIDRADLRAQFVWYEIPRNIKSILRNVERTPESRLVKIKDVFQGRETNNPQEEIINTLDVYYDPTTRGPYNYNTDLKNITENEPERMWGGMTALLPTGQEDLAQNNIEFIEFWVQPLLPDGREPSAQDAADYDGKIYIDLGIISEDIVPNEVVNTEDGLAKDLESLRKDDVGRSYIPAIQTPPQGEFSNDDRDLEDVGLDGVPSQNGFDPDKNEQQLFRDFLEAMKASYGLESAEYKAFLKDPSNDDYVDYQESVNDDLKLHERFHRVRGYYEGNTPVSGNENKKAITLKPDREGLITASNVEIENSYYQYEIAFNPGDPGALDVGSPGTYIVDKVDGGAPERTWHLVRIPLEEFKRKIGDIAGFQNISYVRFWVSGYKKPMTMRFATFEFIGSQWREEQGISESQGSSADFKVATVNIEENASRTPIPYRQPEGAIRAVNRGSQLQSLANEQSLVLSAEGLGSQELKMVKRVYPGGLNFLNYSNIRMFVHGEGYDNREDAELVIRMGTDLENDYYEYRQPVSPTDPNYNFGSFDPDDGGRLNEEAAEIWKYDENSMNIIISAFNILKQERNAEGSPTSEVYERNDLLGEGTAPGAILAIKGNPSLDRVSEFGIGIRNPNDIQDPNSPGTSNLDAEFWVNELRVSGFDNENGWAANAKANIKLADFASMNANLTRQTIGFGGLDSRLGQRSVSDNLGYAVSSTVNLHKLIPDRFGWSFPVTVSARRNSSTPKFLPDQGDIRLDDFISAVESRDNLGEGQKKKIIDERIDEVQTVTEGYSLNISNVSKRNSKSKLAQYTLDKLKLNYVYNEGYSRNPQLQAQNNWNFSSSLSYNLNFTRVQLFRPFGFTENIPGLNLLSGLRLGYMPSSITASTSVARTYDERRRQLLGDDTVLPIQQTHSFTQKSNFGLTYNLTPSIQTSFRSNTNFDLSNAGIESANKDGVDSLSFRVKPTFEVFEGILTDTLTARRSSYSESFTARWQPKLDQIKFLDWINYSANYGGGFQWTNSPSGSELGATISNTFDLTNSIKFNTTKLFDGIGFINKLEQKDKEETQQRRRTSTSEEESTGGIFEDINFVGRKLVLALFSMRSVDLNYKKSKSSSQTGYDGESQFYYAFSDPGSGHYSPPLGYRLGLFEDINTSQLIRNIDGNTDIQLPLNNNYSDNITLGTSLRLFNSITIDLDWATQWDERNTETITLGSDNNINSVLISSGNVSSSVWAFGSGYEKLFKKQLGTAFEDLDNGVIDDNTGNNDGRTVLNRVTLQEDFRNAYLGGNSSAVGGKNFTPIPKPNWRVTWQGVEKLLPIIGDIMSRASITHSYQGNYRLGWQLINQAGDATSQSLGGLVTINDVRDTYEPSVISIDQRFSPLLQLNVTWKSALKTNFGFESSKLTSLSLSSKTISERRSKGYKFNLNYTFRRVNIPFFPNVKNNIDLAVNGSFSDDSDRNYLLGNHLISAFSEFDDKGTDVDRYEVPNDADIRGQKRYNGSLIIGYRISSTINSNFEYTFNRVIPKSSGIPARTNQEIRFNIRIAIQSR; encoded by the coding sequence GTGCTTTTCAGTACAGTAGAGGTGTATGCACAAGAAAAATCGGTTATTGATACCACAAAAGTGGTGCCTGATAGTTTACTGCAAGGCATTAAGTTTTACCCTCCTCGATCATTAAATAATCCCTATTACAACCGATCTCGATTTCCGAAGCTCTATCAAATCAAGAATGCCAACGATCGCGTACTTGTAAATTGGGATTCAACAAGTACCTATTATTTACAGCCACAGGTTGATGGAGTATCGATAAGTTCTCCGTGGGTATTGAGTTTTGATGAATATGCTAGCTACCAAAAGGAACTTCAGCAAAAAGAATTAAGATATCAGTTAATTGAAGAGGGGAAGAAGCAAGAAACACAATCGAGGGGTTTACTCGATTTTAAGATGAAAATACCGGGAGGTGAAAAATCTGCCTTTACAACTATTTTTGGGAAGCCTGAAGTGAACTTGCGAGTGAATGGTTCAGCGAATATGAATGTAGGTGCATCTATTCAAAATGTGGAAGACACTAATATTCCAAAAGATCTTCGGAAGAGAGTGGACCCAACTTTTAATCAAAACCTTCAGTTAAACATTCAGGGAACCATTGGGGATAAGCTAACTATTGCAACCGATTGGGATACCGAGCGACAATTTGATTTCCAGAACCGTTTAAAAATCGAGTATGAAGGTTATGAAGATGAAATTCTGAAAAATGTTCAACTGGGTAACGTGTCGATGGAGACCGGAAACTCACTCATTAAAGGTGGTGGGTCTTTATTTGGGATAAAGTCGGTGGCAGAATTAGGGCCAGTGCGCCTTACTTCAGTTATATCTCAGCAAAAAGGAGAGAGCCAAACTCAAACTATTACGGGGGGTAGCCAAGAAGTTCAGTTTAAATTACAGCCAACTGATTATGAAGACGACCAGCATTTCTTTTTAGATTTCTATAATCGGCAAGAGTTCCAAAGTAATATGTTAGACAATTTGCCTAACATCGGGACCGCCTACACGGTAAATGAGTTGAATGTTTGGATTGAAGATGCCAATGCCTCAACTGATCCCGACGCCATTGCTGCATATGCCTTTGTTGATATGGGTGTTGTGGAGAATATGGATGGTACATTTGATTTGCCAGATAGTGAAGCCGATCGCCTTGATGATGATAAGTTAGAAGCACGAAGGAATAATACATCCGTTCAAACCGATGATTTAGATTTAAAAGGGTCGGTTCAGCCAAGTACCTACTACAAAAAATTGATACCTGGTGAAGATTATGAGTTTAATAGTGCGCTTGGAATCATCTCATTAAAACGAAGAGTAGGGAATAACTCTAGTTTAGCGGTTTCCTATTCCTACATCGATCCCCGCGACCCAACAGGTTCAACTGTTATAAAAGTTGGAGATGTAACAGAACCTGTGAGTGGTTTTAGCTATTTGAAATTACTGAGGCCAAGAAATAACACGCCTAATAAGTTTGCTTGGGAGTTGACATTACGGAATGTGTACTCACTAGGAGTAACGAATGTAACGCAAGAGGGATTAGATTTTAATCTAGAGATTACCCGAGATAATCAATCTACAGACCGTATCCCTGGCCGTGATAAGCAGCTCTTGCAAGATTTAGGCTTAGATTTATTGAACTCTGAACGAGCAGTGGGTTCAGATAGTCGCATTGATTTTGATGGAATTCGATTTGATAGCTATAGCGGTAAAATCATGTTTCCATATTTGGAACCATTTGGTGCTCGTATCGATACCTTGATTCAGACGGTTCCAAGTGATGAATCAGAACTTGTTTTCGATTCACTTTATTCTGCCAAGAAAGAGATTGCATTCGAAAGTACTCAAAACAGATACTATGAGATAAGTGGGAGTTCAAAAGGGGGAGTTTCTAGGACATTTTATCTGGGTGAATTAGTAGAAGGGACAGTAAAAGTGTTTGCCAATGGGGCTGAACTTATTGAAGGCACGGATTACGAGGTAGATTACTCATTCGGTAACGTAACTATATTAAATGATAAGTATTTAGCTCAAGGACAGAATCTGAGAGTCGATTATGAGAGTAATCAATTCTTTAGCATTGGGCAGAAGAACTTTACCGGGTTAAGGGCTGAATATGATCTATCAAGAGATATTAAAATTGGCGGTACCTTTTTTAAGCTTAGCGAGCAGCCTTTAAATGATAAAATTAGGATTGGCAATGAACCAATCAATAACACCGTATTTGGTTTAGATGCGAATGCGCGGTTTGATACCCCATGGTTAACACGGGCTATTGATAAAGTGCCTCTGCTTCAAACTAGGGAAGAATCTAACTTTAGTATTAGTGGTGAATTTGCTCAAATACGTCCAGGTGTTGCTCAAACCAATTCAGTTCGAGATGCAATTGATAATAATCGGTTATTCTCGGATGAAGAAAATGGTTTAGTTTTTATCGATGACTTTGAAGGAGCCGAGTTTAGTATCCCATTCAAGTATGCAACACGTTGGTACTTACCTTCAGCACCTGCTGCTGTTCCGGGATATGCCCCAGATGACAGCTACTTCACTAATCCGTCAGCTACCGAGCCACCCCGTGATATATCTTCAAAAATAGACCGTGCTGATCTAAGAGCTCAATTCGTTTGGTACGAAATCCCACGTAACATCAAGAGTATTCTTAGAAATGTAGAGCGTACTCCAGAGAGTAGATTGGTGAAGATCAAAGATGTTTTTCAAGGGAGAGAGACCAACAACCCACAAGAGGAAATTATCAACACGCTAGATGTTTACTATGACCCTACCACACGAGGGCCATATAATTACAATACCGATCTTAAGAATATTACTGAGAACGAGCCGGAACGTATGTGGGGTGGGATGACAGCGTTGTTACCAACGGGACAGGAAGATTTAGCTCAGAATAACATAGAGTTCATAGAATTTTGGGTTCAACCATTGTTACCGGATGGGCGAGAGCCATCCGCGCAAGATGCTGCTGATTATGATGGAAAGATCTACATCGATTTGGGGATTATTTCAGAAGATATTGTTCCAAACGAGGTAGTAAATACAGAGGATGGACTAGCAAAAGATTTGGAATCTTTGAGGAAAGACGATGTTGGGCGATCATATATACCGGCAATTCAAACTCCACCTCAAGGTGAATTCTCAAATGATGATAGAGACTTGGAAGATGTTGGACTAGATGGAGTGCCAAGTCAGAATGGTTTTGATCCTGATAAAAATGAGCAGCAGCTCTTCAGAGATTTCTTAGAGGCGATGAAGGCATCGTATGGTTTAGAGAGTGCTGAGTATAAAGCGTTTCTGAAAGATCCATCTAATGATGACTATGTTGATTATCAAGAGTCGGTGAATGATGATCTAAAACTACACGAGCGTTTCCACAGAGTACGAGGTTATTATGAAGGGAATACTCCTGTAAGTGGTAATGAGAATAAGAAAGCGATTACACTTAAGCCTGACCGCGAAGGTTTGATCACAGCTTCGAATGTGGAGATTGAAAACTCATACTACCAATATGAGATAGCGTTTAATCCAGGCGACCCGGGAGCGCTTGATGTAGGTTCTCCGGGCACATATATCGTAGATAAAGTAGATGGTGGGGCTCCAGAAAGAACGTGGCATTTAGTTCGAATTCCGCTTGAAGAGTTTAAAAGGAAGATTGGGGATATCGCGGGCTTTCAAAATATTTCATATGTACGATTTTGGGTTTCCGGTTATAAAAAACCCATGACGATGCGCTTTGCCACTTTTGAGTTCATAGGTAGCCAATGGAGAGAGGAACAGGGGATAAGTGAGTCCCAAGGTTCATCCGCAGACTTTAAGGTGGCTACGGTTAATATCGAAGAAAATGCAAGTAGAACCCCAATTCCGTACAGGCAGCCTGAAGGTGCCATTCGTGCTGTGAATAGAGGCTCACAACTTCAATCTTTAGCGAATGAGCAATCGTTGGTTTTATCTGCTGAAGGATTAGGTTCACAAGAGCTTAAAATGGTTAAGAGAGTATACCCGGGTGGACTAAACTTCTTGAACTATTCAAATATCAGAATGTTTGTTCACGGTGAAGGTTATGACAATCGTGAAGATGCTGAGTTGGTGATTAGGATGGGGACCGATTTAGAAAATGATTACTACGAATACCGGCAACCTGTAAGTCCTACCGATCCTAATTATAACTTTGGATCCTTTGACCCTGACGATGGGGGAAGGTTAAACGAGGAAGCTGCCGAAATTTGGAAGTATGATGAGAACAGTATGAATATCATTATTTCGGCATTTAATATTCTGAAGCAGGAACGTAATGCCGAAGGCTCACCTACTTCTGAGGTGTACGAACGCAATGATTTATTGGGTGAAGGCACAGCACCCGGTGCTATTTTAGCAATAAAAGGGAACCCTTCATTAGATCGAGTTTCAGAGTTTGGAATAGGTATTCGAAACCCCAATGATATTCAAGATCCGAACTCGCCCGGTACAAGTAATTTGGATGCTGAATTCTGGGTGAATGAGTTAAGAGTATCTGGATTTGATAATGAAAATGGGTGGGCGGCCAATGCTAAAGCGAATATTAAGCTAGCTGATTTCGCATCCATGAATGCGAATTTAACACGTCAAACCATTGGCTTTGGTGGTTTAGATTCAAGATTAGGACAACGTAGTGTATCAGATAACTTGGGGTATGCAGTAAGTTCAACGGTTAACCTTCATAAGCTGATTCCAGATAGATTTGGTTGGTCGTTTCCCGTAACAGTATCCGCCCGTCGAAATTCATCCACGCCAAAATTCTTACCAGATCAAGGTGATATTCGATTAGATGATTTCATATCAGCAGTTGAAAGCAGAGATAACTTAGGGGAAGGGCAGAAGAAAAAAATTATTGATGAACGCATCGATGAAGTTCAAACTGTTACGGAAGGCTACAGCTTGAATATCTCTAATGTGAGTAAACGAAATTCAAAGAGTAAGTTGGCACAATACACTCTAGATAAGCTCAAACTCAACTATGTGTACAACGAGGGGTATTCAAGAAATCCACAGCTTCAGGCGCAAAACAATTGGAATTTTTCAAGCAGTTTAAGCTATAACCTGAATTTCACTCGAGTACAGTTATTTAGACCTTTCGGATTTACGGAAAACATTCCGGGATTGAATCTTCTGTCGGGCTTAAGATTGGGCTACATGCCTTCTAGTATCACTGCTTCAACTAGTGTAGCTAGAACCTATGATGAAAGAAGACGTCAGCTATTGGGTGATGATACCGTACTACCGATTCAACAAACCCATTCATTCACCCAAAAATCGAATTTCGGCTTAACCTATAATCTGACACCATCTATTCAAACCTCATTTAGGTCAAATACCAATTTCGATCTATCGAATGCAGGAATTGAATCAGCAAACAAAGATGGAGTGGACAGTTTAAGTTTTAGGGTTAAACCCACTTTTGAAGTATTCGAAGGAATTTTAACCGATACACTTACAGCACGAAGATCGAGCTACTCTGAATCGTTTACGGCGCGATGGCAGCCCAAACTAGATCAAATCAAATTTCTTGATTGGATTAACTATAGTGCAAATTATGGGGGTGGTTTCCAGTGGACGAACAGCCCAAGCGGTTCTGAACTTGGAGCTACTATTTCTAATACCTTCGACCTTACCAATTCTATTAAGTTCAATACCACGAAACTTTTTGATGGTATTGGCTTCATAAATAAACTAGAGCAAAAGGATAAAGAGGAAACGCAACAACGTAGGCGAACTTCTACTAGCGAAGAAGAAAGTACAGGTGGTATTTTTGAGGATATAAATTTCGTAGGAAGGAAATTAGTACTCGCACTGTTTAGTATGAGGTCGGTTGACCTAAACTACAAAAAGAGTAAATCTTCAAGCCAAACAGGCTATGATGGGGAATCCCAATTCTATTATGCATTTTCAGATCCTGGAAGTGGTCATTACTCGCCACCATTGGGTTACCGTTTAGGACTTTTTGAGGATATTAATACTTCACAGCTGATTAGAAATATTGATGGGAACACAGATATCCAATTGCCTCTAAATAACAACTACTCTGATAACATCACTCTTGGCACGTCGCTGCGGTTGTTTAATAGCATTACTATTGATTTAGATTGGGCCACACAATGGGATGAACGCAATACAGAAACCATCACTTTAGGTAGTGATAACAACATAAACTCTGTGTTAATATCTTCGGGGAATGTGAGCTCATCCGTATGGGCCTTTGGTAGTGGTTATGAGAAGTTGTTCAAGAAACAGCTAGGCACAGCTTTTGAAGATCTTGATAATGGTGTGATTGACGATAACACCGGGAATAATGATGGTAGAACGGTTCTAAATCGAGTTACTCTTCAAGAAGATTTTAGAAACGCATACTTGGGGGGAAATAGCTCAGCTGTTGGAGGTAAAAACTTTACTCCTATTCCAAAACCAAATTGGAGGGTTACATGGCAAGGAGTTGAAAAACTCTTACCAATCATTGGTGATATTATGAGCCGTGCTTCCATCACTCATAGCTATCAAGGAAATTACCGTTTGGGATGGCAATTGATTAACCAAGCAGGCGATGCAACTAGCCAATCTTTAGGCGGGTTGGTCACCATTAATGATGTTAGAGATACCTATGAGCCTTCAGTGATTTCAATTGATCAGCGATTTAGCCCATTATTACAGCTAAATGTAACGTGGAAGTCTGCATTAAAAACCAACTTCGGTTTTGAATCAAGTAAATTGACTTCCCTGTCATTGTCGAGTAAAACTATTTCTGAGCGGCGCTCTAAGGGGTATAAATTTAATCTGAATTACACCTTCCGAAGAGTGAATATCCCATTTTTCCCAAATGTGAAAAACAACATTGATTTAGCTGTGAACGGAAGTTTTAGCGACGATTCGGATAGAAACTACTTGCTAGGAAATCATTTAATTTCAGCCTTCTCTGAATTTGATGATAAAGGAACGGATGTTGATAGATATGAAGTACCCAATGATGCGGATATCAGAGGTCAAAAAAGGTACAATGGTTCGTTAATTATTGGATATCGGATATCAAGTACAATCAATTCAAACTTCGAGTATACCTTCAATCGAGTGATTCCAAAAAGTTCAGGTATACCTGCTAGAACAAATCAGGAAATCCGATTTAACATCCGAATAGCTATCCAATCTCGATAA